TCTTGGTAAAGCAGAAAGATGGTCTTATCGCCATCCTTTTTTGGGCCAGGTATTGAGTCTGGCTCTCATCTTCAGCTAAGAGGGAAAGCCCCCTGGTCTCTCCGGAATCAAAGGTGATGGCCACTCGGAAATCAGGCCGGGAGAAATCCCTTTCCGGGGCAGTATCTTTAAAATCATTAGCCTTCAAGGTCGAGGCCGTTGAAAGAAGCTGGTTAACCGCTTCTGTATCAGCCGGGGATTCTTCCCCCTTAGACTCCATCTTCCAGAGATCGCCCTCTCTTAAGAGCCTAATGACCGCCTCAGTCTCGCTTAAGGTAATCTCTTTCACAGAAGCCGTGTCAAAGTCAAAGATGGTTTTATCCCGCCAATCGCTTATCTGTCTGGTGTAGTACCATCTGGAGACCCCCTTTACCCGGTATATCTGGGTAGAATTTAGCGGCCTGAGATAGGTATGGGGATAACTCTGTTTGCCTATAATGAAGGAGGAAAGGGGTCTATCCTCGGCCGAGACCTTGACTATAATCCCGCCGGTATCAACTCCATAGAAGGTCTGTTTTTCAGGAAGCTCTGAGGCCAGGGCGTCTATCTCCAGGGAGAGGATATTACCCAGCAGGTCTTCCACGTAGGCCTGGTTGGCCCGATACTTAAGGGGATCACTGATTTGCCATTCTCCCTTTTGTTTGGCCAGGACAATCTTTGCCTGGTCTTTGGTAATCTCAACTTGGGTAATCCGGTCCTTTTCGACTTCCAGCACCGGACCTACTACGCCCCGCTCCTGTTTTTTTTCTTTCAGGCTCCCCAGATAAAAGACAGCCAGAAGCAGGATAAACAAACCGGCTAAAATAGTGGTAGATTTCTTCATCTAAATCTCCCTCGCTCTTCTCTTTACCCGTCTTACCTGCCAGTATAAAAGTCCGCCTATAATTACCAAACCAGGCGGACCAAATAGGCTGGAATATTTGACTAACTTCTTTTGGCCAGAGGTAATTTCCTTTAGCTGTCTTGAGGTGGCTTCCCTGGACCTGATGGCAATCAAATCCTCATCCTGGGCCAGCCAGTCAACCAGATTAAGGAAAAAGGCCAGATTGTTCCTATTGCCCAGATATTTATCCTGAATGAAGTTGCCGTCTCCTACCACTAC
This genomic interval from bacterium contains the following:
- a CDS encoding DUF4340 domain-containing protein, whose amino-acid sequence is MKKSTTILAGLFILLLAVFYLGSLKEKKQERGVVGPVLEVEKDRITQVEITKDQAKIVLAKQKGEWQISDPLKYRANQAYVEDLLGNILSLEIDALASELPEKQTFYGVDTGGIIVKVSAEDRPLSSFIIGKQSYPHTYLRPLNSTQIYRVKGVSRWYYTRQISDWRDKTIFDFDTASVKEITLSETEAVIRLLREGDLWKMESKGEESPADTEAVNQLLSTASTLKANDFKDTAPERDFSRPDFRVAITFDSGETRGLSLLAEDESQTQYLAQKRMAIRPSFCFTKRLCQP